From the genome of Amycolatopsis camponoti:
GCTCGCCGCCGACTGGGGTTACGACGGCCTGGAAATCGCCTGCTCGGGCGATCACTTCGAGGTCGACCGGGCACTGTCCGAAGAGGACTACGTGCCCGGCAGGCTGGCGCTGCTGGCCGAGCACGGGCTCAAGGTGTGGGCGATCTCGAACCACCTCGTCGGCCAGGCCGTCTGCGACGACCCGATCGACGCCCGGCACCGCGCGATCCTCCCGTCCCGCATCTGGGGCGACGGCGAACCCGAGGGCGTCCGGCAGCGGGCGGCCGCGGAAATGGCCGACACGGCGAGGGCCGCGGCGAAGCTCGGCGTGGACACGGTCATCGGGTTCACCGGGTCGAAGATCTGGAAGTACGTGGCGATGTTTCCGCCGGTCACGCGCGATGACATCGATGACGGCTACGCGGACTTCGCCCGCCGGTGGAACCCGATCCTCGACGTCTTCGACGAGGTCGGCGTCCGGTTCGCGCACGAGGTGCACCCGTCGGAGATCGCCTACGACTACTGGACGACGAAGCGGGCGCTCGAAGCCGT
Proteins encoded in this window:
- a CDS encoding sugar phosphate isomerase/epimerase family protein — protein: MSRPVTLFTGQWADLPFTEVCKLAADWGYDGLEIACSGDHFEVDRALSEEDYVPGRLALLAEHGLKVWAISNHLVGQAVCDDPIDARHRAILPSRIWGDGEPEGVRQRAAAEMADTARAAAKLGVDTVIGFTGSKIWKYVAMFPPVTRDDIDDGYADFARRWNPILDVFDEVGVRFAHEVHPSEIAYDYWTTKRALEAVGHRPAFGLNWDPSHFVWQDLDPVGFILDFADRIYHVDCKDTRKRLDGRNGRLGSHLAWADPRRGWDFVSVGHGDVPWEDCFRALNSIGYTGPISVEWEDAGMDRLRGAAEAVKYLREHLFDQPSAAFDAAFSNQR